From Actinoplanes oblitus, a single genomic window includes:
- a CDS encoding SWIM zinc finger family protein, whose translation MPIERWSVAQAESLAPDPAALKRARSVSGQFGATGTLDQIVWGLVRGYQVAADLAGPAFKCSCPSFRAPCKHAVGLVLHWAEAGAGDHPAPDWVTTWQTARAARAKARTSPPDPVAAAKRARERAERVAGGLAELRRWLDDQIEQGLAGLGRRGHQAFEPMAARLVDAQAPGAASAVRRLGGIAGIGPQWADRLLGELATLHLLVAGHARLGALDPAMAATVRSRIGFPTPAEEVLAGPRASDRWQVLGQVDSDDGALTTRRTWLHGAATSRFALVLSFAAPGQSLAADLVPGTEFRGDLCFYPGAAPLRALVADRTSAAEPFGSPDGAGSVRAALSRWSRLLADDPFRYDGPLLLAGVTPTGDGWLVDPSGDALPLAAGHREPWWLLAAAGGRPASVAAEWSPGGLRPLAAWVGGAFVPAGPPVPDPGAPRQAELPPEMLAAALVGTARRPWQAESVRVGPVTVGIGPDALSPVEPVTAGVAPDALSPVEPVTVGIGHDALSPVGLLDAAAVALTTRRAGFLPVTGRSPVEPAPEETEPPLPVAAGVRLSRILRGGTPGGAHLEQELLAQWLAAAVARGGVVPPVLLPELLDAARRNTTVRSGVARVAGRRGAWLAWQRPDWGWLLDEATPVTVTDWTTATGTERLGHLITLRRTDPAQARRLVESTWGADSSENRARFLGTFADGLAADDEDLLERALDDRRKEVRQTAVELLRRLPASALAARMRDRAHAAVRLLPGDPARLVVEPPDRLDDDLRRDGVGATPAHGIGASAWLLEEVVAGAPLASWADLEPVGYLALARGNDWATPLLHGWAKAAIAQGDARWAAALLATDAGVLREAVRWDLHLVLPPDALARLAAEALRAEDGTAHRLLALHPGPWPEPLSVTVLETIATRARTDRHTWQLGELCRTAALAMPPDYADLTGRLATQLEPELDAGRVRPVADLARTLAFRAEMRAELAPESVTPGQ comes from the coding sequence GTGCCCATTGAACGATGGTCCGTCGCCCAGGCCGAGTCGCTCGCCCCCGACCCCGCCGCACTGAAACGCGCGCGGAGCGTGTCCGGGCAGTTCGGCGCCACCGGCACGCTCGACCAGATCGTCTGGGGCCTGGTCCGGGGTTATCAGGTGGCCGCCGACCTGGCCGGTCCCGCGTTCAAGTGCTCCTGTCCGAGCTTCCGGGCGCCGTGCAAGCACGCGGTCGGCCTGGTGCTGCACTGGGCCGAGGCGGGCGCCGGCGACCATCCGGCGCCGGACTGGGTGACCACCTGGCAGACCGCCCGCGCCGCCCGGGCCAAGGCGAGGACGTCGCCGCCCGATCCGGTCGCCGCCGCGAAACGCGCCCGGGAGCGCGCCGAGCGGGTCGCCGGCGGCCTGGCCGAGCTGCGCCGCTGGCTCGACGACCAGATCGAGCAGGGTCTGGCCGGGCTGGGCCGGCGCGGTCACCAGGCGTTCGAGCCGATGGCCGCGCGGCTGGTCGACGCGCAGGCGCCGGGCGCGGCGAGCGCGGTCCGCCGGCTCGGTGGCATCGCCGGCATCGGCCCGCAGTGGGCCGACCGGCTGCTCGGCGAGCTGGCCACGCTGCATCTGCTGGTCGCCGGTCACGCCCGGCTGGGCGCGCTCGACCCGGCGATGGCGGCCACCGTCCGGTCCCGGATCGGCTTCCCCACCCCGGCCGAGGAGGTGCTGGCCGGCCCCCGGGCCAGCGATCGCTGGCAGGTGCTCGGGCAGGTCGACAGCGACGACGGCGCGCTGACCACCCGGCGCACCTGGCTGCACGGTGCGGCGACGTCGCGGTTCGCGCTGGTGCTGTCGTTCGCCGCGCCCGGCCAGTCGCTCGCCGCCGACCTGGTCCCGGGCACCGAGTTCCGGGGTGACCTCTGCTTCTATCCGGGTGCGGCGCCGCTGCGCGCCCTGGTCGCCGACCGCACGAGCGCGGCCGAGCCGTTCGGCTCGCCGGATGGCGCCGGGTCGGTGCGCGCCGCTCTGTCCCGCTGGTCCCGGCTCCTCGCCGACGACCCTTTCCGGTACGACGGTCCCCTCCTCCTAGCCGGCGTCACCCCGACCGGGGACGGCTGGCTGGTGGATCCGTCAGGTGACGCGTTGCCGCTGGCCGCCGGCCATCGGGAGCCGTGGTGGCTGCTGGCCGCCGCGGGTGGCCGGCCGGCCTCGGTGGCCGCGGAGTGGTCGCCGGGCGGGCTGCGGCCCCTGGCGGCCTGGGTCGGCGGGGCCTTCGTCCCGGCCGGGCCACCGGTGCCCGATCCCGGTGCGCCACGCCAGGCCGAGCTGCCGCCGGAGATGCTGGCGGCCGCGCTGGTGGGGACCGCCCGGCGGCCCTGGCAGGCCGAGTCGGTGCGGGTCGGGCCGGTCACCGTCGGGATCGGTCCCGACGCGCTGTCGCCGGTCGAGCCGGTCACCGCCGGGGTCGCTCCCGACGCGCTGTCGCCGGTCGAGCCGGTCACCGTCGGGATCGGTCACGACGCGCTGTCGCCGGTCGGCCTGCTCGACGCCGCGGCCGTCGCCCTCACCACCCGGCGGGCCGGCTTCCTGCCGGTGACCGGGCGGTCGCCGGTCGAGCCGGCCCCGGAGGAGACCGAGCCGCCGCTGCCGGTCGCCGCCGGCGTGCGGCTGTCCCGGATCCTTCGCGGTGGCACCCCGGGCGGGGCGCACCTGGAGCAGGAGCTGCTGGCCCAGTGGCTGGCCGCTGCCGTCGCCCGGGGCGGCGTGGTCCCGCCGGTGCTGCTGCCGGAGCTGCTCGACGCGGCGCGGCGGAACACCACGGTGCGCTCCGGCGTGGCCCGGGTCGCCGGGCGGCGCGGCGCCTGGCTGGCCTGGCAGCGACCGGACTGGGGCTGGCTGCTCGACGAGGCCACCCCGGTCACCGTCACCGACTGGACCACCGCCACCGGCACCGAGCGCCTCGGTCACCTGATCACCCTGCGCCGCACCGACCCCGCCCAGGCCCGCCGGCTGGTGGAGAGCACCTGGGGCGCCGACTCCTCGGAGAACCGCGCCCGCTTCCTCGGCACCTTCGCCGACGGGCTCGCGGCGGACGACGAGGACCTGCTGGAGCGCGCCCTGGACGACCGCCGCAAGGAGGTCCGGCAGACCGCCGTCGAGCTGCTGCGCCGGCTGCCCGCCTCGGCGCTCGCCGCGCGGATGCGGGACCGGGCGCACGCCGCGGTGCGCCTGCTGCCCGGCGACCCGGCCCGGCTCGTCGTGGAGCCACCCGACCGGCTCGACGACGACCTGCGGCGGGACGGGGTGGGCGCCACCCCGGCGCACGGCATCGGGGCGAGCGCCTGGCTGCTGGAGGAGGTGGTCGCCGGCGCGCCGCTGGCCTCCTGGGCCGACCTGGAGCCGGTCGGCTATCTCGCGCTGGCCAGGGGGAACGACTGGGCCACCCCGCTGCTGCACGGCTGGGCCAAAGCGGCCATCGCGCAGGGTGACGCCCGCTGGGCGGCCGCGTTGCTGGCCACCGACGCCGGCGTGCTGCGCGAGGCGGTCCGCTGGGATCTGCATCTGGTGCTGCCGCCGGACGCGCTGGCCCGGCTGGCCGCCGAGGCGCTGCGTGCCGAGGACGGCACGGCGCACCGGCTGCTCGCGCTGCATCCCGGTCCGTGGCCGGAGCCGCTGAGCGTCACGGTGCTGGAGACGATCGCCACCCGGGCGCGGACCGACCGGCACACCTGGCAGCTCGGCGAGCTGTGCCGGACGGCCGCCCTGGCGATGCCGCCGGACTATGCCGACCTCACCGGGCGGCTCGCCACCCAGCTGGAGCCGGAGCTCGACGCCGGCCGGGTCCGCCCGGTCGCCGACCTGGCCCGCACCCTGGCCTTCCGCGCCGAGATGCGGGCCGAGCTGGCGCCGGAAAGTGTCACACCCGGGCAGTAA